Proteins from one Triticum aestivum cultivar Chinese Spring chromosome 7A, IWGSC CS RefSeq v2.1, whole genome shotgun sequence genomic window:
- the LOC123152381 gene encoding probable 6-phosphogluconolactonase 3, chloroplastic, translating to MSTATGAAASNSLSPTTSRRSSPSSRILTTPRGSLSCRLLSSSPSQSPLGPVSAMASPGAAGEAASRKKLLIFDAEKDLAASLAEHAAGLSEKFAAERSAFTVVLSGGSLIKALRKLAEPPYLEAVDWSRWHVFWADERVVPKDHADSNYKLAMDEFLSKVPVPANQVYAMNDALSVEGAADDYENCLKQLIKNGVIAVSPVTGFPKFDLMLLGMGPDGHIASLFPGHPIVNENQKLVTYVKDSPKPPPERITFTFPVINSSAHIALMVTGAGKAGAVHKALSANESSSDLLPVEMVEPQDGEMTWFTDKPAMSMLSRI from the exons ATGTCCACCGCCACCGGCGCAGCCGCCTCGAACTCCCTCTCCCCCACCACCAGCCGGCGATCATCGCCATCTTCCAGGATCCTGACGACCCCTCGCGGATCTCTTTCTTGCAGACTACTATCCTCTTCCCCATCGCAATCTCCCCTCGGCCCGGTCTCTGCCATGGCCTCCCCGGGCGCTGCTGGCGAGGCGGCTTCCAGGAAGAAGCTTCTCATATTCGACGCCGAGAAGGACCTGGCGGCGTCTCTGGCCGAGCACGCGGCGGGACTGTCGGAGAAGTTCGCCGCCGAGAGGAGCGCTTTCACAGTCGTGCTTTCCGGCGGCTCTCTCATCAAAGCTCTGAG GAAACTGGCTGAGCCGCCGTACCTGGAGGCGGTGGACTGGAGCAGATGGCACGTTTTCTGGGCGGACGAGAGGGTGGTTCCCAAGGACCACGCGGATAGTAACTACAAACTTGCCATGGATGAGTTTCTCTCTAAG GTGCCGGTTCCTGCTAACCAAGTTTACGCCATGAATGATGCACTGTCGGTTGAGGGAGCTGCGGATGACTATGAAAATTGTTTAAAGCAACTCATCAAGAATGGTGTGATTGCGGTGTCACCAGTAACTGGGTTCCCAAAGTTTGACCTTATGCTTTTGGGGATGGGCCCTGATGGCCATATCGCCTCCCTCTTCCCTGGACACCCTATTGTCAACGAAAACCAGAAGTTGGTCACCTATGTCAAGGATTCTCCAAAGCCACCACCAGAGAGAATAACATTCACATTCCCTGTGATCAATTCGTCCGCACATATCGCACTTATGGTCACTGGTGCTGGGAAAGCTGGTGCAGTTCACAAAGCGCTTTCAGCCAATGAAAGTTCATCAGATTTGCTGCCCGTTGAGATGGTTGAGCCGCAAGACGGAGAGATGACCTGGTTCACTGACAAGCCAGCTATGTCAATGTTGTCAAGGATCTGA